In Bacillus sp. S3, the sequence CTTTGGTTGATTTCACTTAAATGCTATTTCTAAAAGCCAACAGTGTTACAAAATTCTTCGTAAAGTGCATCATAATACCGCCGGGTAAATGATTGATCTAGGATTCCATAAAGGTATGCGATGGGATTTTTTACGGCAAGGGTCAATTTCATCTTCCGAATCAGCTGTTTAAAGGATGCAATGGCTACTTCAAGTATCCGATCTGTTTCGTTTTCGCTATTATTGCGATAGGCAGCAATTTGTGTCCTATGCCAGTACTCTTCAATCGTCTTTGCCTCTGGGAAGAAATATTTAACTAATTGGACAAACGCCTGTGGAACACGGCTGCTCACATAGGTATGATCCAATTCAAACGGTTCTTCTTTACGTTTTTTATTCTTTTGATCTTTTTCAGTTTTAAAAAGATTACTAGTTTCTTTTGGCTGGTCCATTATTTCCTGTTTAGGTAGTTCATTGGAAGGAAAACGATTAAATACATACAAATTACTAGACTGCGAGCCATTCCTTCTTTCGGTTTCATAGACCGTAATGAATCCCAGGTCTTTGGCTTTTAAGACCATTCGTTTAAACGTTGAGCGAGAAATGCTATTGTCATGGAATTCATCGTGAATGGCCTTAAGAATCGTTCCGATTTTGGCATTGGCAACGCCAGGGAACTTTGCTGCAAATCGAATCAGCCGCTTTAATCCAATCAATTCACCTTTTGAAAAATCGTCCTTATGTTTCAGCATCCACCTTTCGATATGGTGGTTAAATTCTGTCAGATTAGCAAATTGTGAAAACTCCTCAAACCGTTCAATGCACCCAGATTTTAACCTCATAATCATGCGCCACGTTTATTATTTTCATTTTGGCCGTTTACTCTTTTCCGGCACTTCTAAGATATCGGGTTTGGCCACAGGAATCGAATCACTAATATTCAAATTTGAAGCCAATTTTGATGCGAAAATGCAATTTTTCGCTCCAAAATTGATTTTTGATGGCGATTTTAACGATTTTCGTCATTTTTTATATCATTTTCGGAAGGGGGCTTTTTGGTGTATATAACTAAAAAATGGGATTTTTGAATAGGAGTCGAAAATACTCAGGGTTTAGAAAAGATCAATATATCGCTCAACCCCTAAATGGGCGAATTTCTATGTTCAATGAGCGAATTCTGCCATTCAATGGGCGAATTTCTATGTTCAATGGGCGAATTTCGCCATTTAATGAGCGAATCCAAAATAAGTAACAATTCTTTTGAATAAAGCCAAAAGTAAAAAACAAAATAGAAAATCCTGAGTCTTTGCAGAATTAAAAGTAAAAATAAATTTGCAATCGTTTATTTCCATTTTCGAAACCAGTAAAACCACTAAAAATTTCCTATTATTTATACTATAAGTTACTAAAAGTAGGACTTTTGGTTGATTTTTCTGAATTTACATTAAATTTACGGAATATCCATAAAGCCCTAATAAAACTAGATTAATATTTTAACTGTTAGAACAAGTTTATTAGGGGGAGAAGGAAAAATGAAAACTCGTTTTAAGAAGGCAATACCTTTAATCGCAACGACTGTTCTTGCTACAACTGCTCTTACCACCCAAACATTATTTAATGAGGGGGGGAATCCAAAAGCAGGTGCACAATCATTGTCAAAAGAAGAAGTGAAAAAGAATGGTGCATCTTGGCTTGCAGGTGATCATCACGTACATAGTGAATGGAGTGTTGGTTGGGACAATTCTACAAATCCTCCAACTCCTATTAGGGGTGGAGATGCGATCTATCCAATCACCAAAAATGCTGAAAATGGTAAAAAGTATGGACTTGATTGGATGATGACAACCGACCATGGGGGTCCTAACCATTCTAAAGTCAACTTAGAACAGGCCTATCCTGAATTATTAAAATCCCGTGCAGCTGTTCCTGACGTTCTTCAATTCTATGGAATGGAGTTTGATACACCAGGAGCTGACCATAGCACGCTCATGATCCCAAAAAGCGAAGATGAATCACAAATGCTCTATGACATTGAAAGCAAGTTCAATTCTCGTGATGCGTATCCAAATGACCCAAGCCGTAACACGGAATCAAAAATGATTGAAGCACTTAACTATATGAAACAAATGGATAAGCTTCCTATTCATATTGCTCACCATGCTTCCCGTTCAGCAAAAGGTATTGGGGAATTTGGATCAACTACACCGCAAGAAATTCGTAATTGGAATGAAACTGCACCCAATATCTCGATTGGTATGGAAGGAGCTCCTGGTCACCAAGCTGCTGCAATCAAACGCGATGGCACACTAAATCCTAATGGGTCACGTGGGTCATACGGAAACGTAAATGCACCAACTATGGGTGGTTTTGACCAAATGACTGCTATCGTTGGCGGTTTCTGGGATTCGATGTTAGGGGAAGGAAGACACTTCTGGATTACCGCTACATCTGACTCACATGTTAACTGGCGTGACGGTGGAAGCGACTTCTGGCCTGGTGAATATTCTAAAACATATGTAAAAGCAGAGAAAAATTATGAAAATGTAATGGAAAACCTTCGCAAAGGAAATGTATTTGTAACAACAGGTGACCTGATCTCAGAACTTGATGTGAAAGTACAAGCTGGAGGGAAATCACCATTGCATGCTAAGGCAAAGGGAAATAGTGCAACCATCGGTGAAACACTTACACTTCCAGGTAAGAAATCTGATGTAACGGTAACAGTTCGCATCAAAGATCCAAAAGCTGCGAACGCTAATGGGGATAAGCCAAATGTTAAACGTGTGGACTTAATCATGGGAGAAGTGAATGGAAAAGTCGAAGACGTCTCTACTGCTTCTAATCCTACAACAAAAGTTGTGAAGCGTTTCACTGAAAACGATTGGAAACA encodes:
- a CDS encoding phosphoesterase; the protein is MKTRFKKAIPLIATTVLATTALTTQTLFNEGGNPKAGAQSLSKEEVKKNGASWLAGDHHVHSEWSVGWDNSTNPPTPIRGGDAIYPITKNAENGKKYGLDWMMTTDHGGPNHSKVNLEQAYPELLKSRAAVPDVLQFYGMEFDTPGADHSTLMIPKSEDESQMLYDIESKFNSRDAYPNDPSRNTESKMIEALNYMKQMDKLPIHIAHHASRSAKGIGEFGSTTPQEIRNWNETAPNISIGMEGAPGHQAAAIKRDGTLNPNGSRGSYGNVNAPTMGGFDQMTAIVGGFWDSMLGEGRHFWITATSDSHVNWRDGGSDFWPGEYSKTYVKAEKNYENVMENLRKGNVFVTTGDLISELDVKVQAGGKSPLHAKAKGNSATIGETLTLPGKKSDVTVTVRIKDPKAANANGDKPNVKRVDLIMGEVNGKVEDVSTASNPTTKVVKRFTENDWKQDGEYITITYTLKDVDKDSYIRLRGTNTDQLEPAADPKGENPWNDLWFYSNPIFMNSNK